Proteins found in one Cellulomonas palmilytica genomic segment:
- a CDS encoding HNH endonuclease — protein sequence MSGTLVLNASYEPLCVVPVRRAVLLLLLEKAVVERPGATVLHSERLSVVAPSVVRLQRYVRVPHRSHVPITRRAVLARDHERCAYCAGRADTVDHVVPRSRSGPHAWENVVAACARCNHRKADRLLSELGWELPFTPRAPRGPLAGHTVHVRQPDWEPYLLGWADASVA from the coding sequence GTGAGCGGCACGCTCGTCCTCAACGCCTCCTACGAGCCGCTGTGCGTGGTCCCCGTGCGGCGCGCGGTGCTCCTGCTCCTTTTGGAGAAGGCGGTCGTCGAGCGGCCGGGCGCGACCGTCCTGCACTCCGAGCGGCTCAGCGTCGTCGCCCCGTCGGTCGTGCGCCTGCAGCGCTACGTGCGCGTCCCGCACCGGTCGCACGTGCCGATCACGCGCCGTGCGGTCCTCGCACGCGACCACGAACGGTGCGCCTACTGCGCCGGACGTGCCGACACGGTCGACCACGTCGTGCCGCGCAGCCGCTCCGGTCCGCACGCGTGGGAGAACGTCGTCGCGGCGTGCGCGCGGTGCAACCACCGCAAGGCCGACCGCCTGCTGTCCGAGCTCGGCTGGGAGCTGCCCTTCACGCCGCGCGCGCCGCGCGGCCCGCTCGCGGGTCACACCGTGCACGTCCGGCAGCCCGACTGGGAGCCGTACCTGCTCGGCTGGGCGGACGCCTCGGTCGCCTGA
- the serC gene encoding phosphoserine transaminase, protein MPEITAASGAPTTLTIPAELLPRDGRFGSGPSKIRTAQVEALAASGASLLGTSHRQAPVRRLVGRVRAGLAELLSLPDGYEVALGNGGSTLFWDLATFCLVEKRAAHGVFGEFGAKFAAATTRAPFLDEPVVTRAAPGSVAVPAHADGVDVYAWPQNETSTGAVAPVRRVERSREQGALVVVDATSAAGGVPVDVAQTDVYYFAPQKSFASDGGLWLAALSPAAVERAERLERERWVPESLSLTTAVTNSRLDQTLNTPAIATLLLLAEQVDWMLAGGGLEFTANRSATSSGHVYAWAEARDWATPFVEDPSLRSPVVATVDFAPEVEAATIAKALRAHGVVDVEPYRKLGRNQLRIATYPAVDPDDVLALTACIDHVVDQLV, encoded by the coding sequence GTGCCCGAGATCACCGCCGCGAGCGGCGCGCCCACGACCCTGACGATCCCCGCGGAGCTGCTGCCGCGCGACGGACGGTTCGGCTCCGGGCCGTCCAAGATCCGCACCGCGCAGGTCGAGGCGCTCGCCGCGTCCGGCGCCTCGCTGCTCGGCACGTCCCACCGCCAGGCGCCCGTGCGCCGGCTCGTCGGCCGCGTGCGCGCGGGTCTCGCGGAGCTGCTGTCGCTGCCCGACGGCTACGAGGTCGCCCTCGGCAACGGCGGCTCGACGCTGTTCTGGGACCTCGCCACGTTCTGCCTCGTCGAGAAGCGCGCCGCGCACGGCGTGTTCGGCGAGTTCGGCGCGAAGTTCGCGGCGGCGACGACGAGGGCGCCGTTCCTCGACGAGCCCGTCGTCACCCGGGCCGCGCCCGGCTCGGTCGCCGTGCCCGCGCACGCGGACGGCGTGGACGTGTACGCCTGGCCGCAGAACGAGACCTCCACGGGTGCCGTCGCACCGGTCCGCCGTGTGGAGCGCTCGCGCGAGCAGGGCGCGCTCGTCGTCGTCGACGCGACGTCCGCCGCGGGCGGCGTGCCCGTCGACGTCGCGCAGACCGACGTCTACTACTTCGCGCCGCAGAAGTCCTTCGCGTCCGACGGCGGACTGTGGCTCGCGGCGCTGTCGCCCGCGGCCGTCGAGCGTGCCGAGCGGCTCGAGCGCGAGCGCTGGGTGCCCGAGAGCCTGTCGCTCACCACGGCGGTGACGAACTCGCGCCTCGACCAGACGCTCAACACCCCGGCCATCGCGACGCTCCTGCTGCTCGCCGAGCAGGTCGACTGGATGCTCGCCGGCGGCGGGCTCGAGTTCACCGCGAACCGCAGCGCGACCTCGTCGGGCCACGTGTACGCGTGGGCGGAGGCGCGCGACTGGGCGACCCCGTTCGTCGAGGACCCCTCGCTGCGCTCCCCCGTCGTCGCGACCGTGGACTTCGCACCCGAGGTCGAGGCCGCCACGATCGCGAAGGCGCTGCGCGCGCACGGCGTCGTCGACGTCGAGCCCTACCGCAAGCTCGGCCGCAACCAGCTGCGCATCGCGACCTACCCCGCGGTCGACCCGGACGACGTCCTCGCGCTCACGGCGTGCATCGACCACGTGGTCGACCAGCTCGTCTGA
- a CDS encoding metal-dependent transcriptional regulator, which yields MSDLIDTTEMYLKTVYELTEEGITPLRARIAERLGHSGPTVSQTVARMERDGLVVVTGDRHLELTELGHAKAVRVMRKHRLAERLLTDVVGLEWPYVHEEACRWEHVMSERVEKRLAALLDHPHFDPYGNPIPGLPEIGEEQTPVGFLDGVQSLTQATAGADGRAVVSRIAEPLQVDVELLTRLASAGVVPGAEITVEKAAGVVTVGVPGAEVVLDLPDEVARHIFVGQR from the coding sequence GTGAGCGACCTGATCGACACGACGGAGATGTACCTCAAGACTGTCTACGAGCTCACCGAGGAAGGCATCACCCCCCTGCGCGCGCGGATCGCGGAGCGCCTCGGCCACTCGGGTCCGACCGTCTCGCAGACCGTCGCGCGCATGGAGCGTGACGGGCTCGTCGTCGTGACGGGGGACCGTCACCTGGAGCTCACGGAGCTCGGCCACGCGAAGGCCGTGCGGGTCATGCGCAAGCACCGCCTCGCGGAGCGGCTGCTCACCGACGTCGTCGGCCTCGAGTGGCCGTACGTCCACGAGGAGGCGTGCCGCTGGGAGCACGTCATGAGCGAGCGCGTCGAGAAGCGCCTCGCGGCGCTGCTGGACCACCCGCACTTCGACCCGTACGGCAACCCGATCCCGGGCCTGCCGGAGATCGGGGAGGAGCAGACGCCGGTCGGGTTCCTCGACGGCGTCCAGTCGCTCACGCAGGCGACGGCCGGCGCCGACGGGCGCGCGGTCGTGTCGCGGATCGCGGAGCCGCTGCAGGTCGACGTGGAGCTGCTGACGCGGCTCGCGTCGGCGGGCGTGGTCCCGGGTGCGGAGATCACGGTCGAGAAGGCCGCGGGGGTCGTGACCGTGGGCGTGCCGGGGGCGGAGGTCGTCCTCGACCTTCCCGACGAGGTCGCGCGGCACATCTTCGTGGGCCAGCGCTGA
- a CDS encoding C40 family peptidase codes for MTNARHRAARRPSTPLTELAAVASEQMGTVGRRSAVVAASGGLVVSMLGATPALAATSDDASVGALAAVDTEALTASARALLETEAVVSAPADAAWTIDAPALKVSIPKPKAPPVVETRTVTKSPSRSSQRVANNPVPQSVSGNAVLEIAARYVGVPYVSGGSSPSGFDCSGFISYVYRQLGVSLPRTSSGMRYAGTVVSRADAKPGDIIWSPGHVAIYAGGNQQIDAPRPGKTIQFRSIWQSSPVFIRIG; via the coding sequence ATGACGAATGCACGTCACCGGGCCGCACGCCGGCCCTCGACGCCGCTGACCGAGCTGGCCGCGGTCGCATCAGAGCAGATGGGTACCGTCGGTCGCCGTTCGGCCGTCGTCGCCGCCTCCGGCGGCCTCGTCGTCTCAATGCTCGGCGCGACCCCCGCTCTGGCCGCGACGTCGGACGACGCCTCCGTGGGCGCGCTCGCCGCCGTCGACACCGAGGCGCTCACCGCCTCCGCCCGCGCGCTGCTCGAGACCGAGGCCGTCGTCAGCGCCCCGGCCGACGCCGCGTGGACGATCGACGCCCCCGCGCTCAAGGTGTCGATCCCCAAGCCCAAGGCCCCGCCGGTCGTCGAGACCCGCACGGTCACGAAGTCGCCCTCGCGCTCGTCGCAGCGCGTCGCGAACAACCCGGTGCCGCAGAGCGTCTCGGGCAACGCGGTCCTCGAGATCGCCGCGCGCTACGTCGGCGTCCCGTACGTCTCGGGCGGCTCGAGCCCCAGCGGCTTCGACTGCTCGGGCTTCATCTCGTACGTGTACCGCCAGCTCGGCGTCTCGCTGCCCCGCACCTCGAGCGGCATGCGCTACGCGGGCACCGTGGTCTCGCGCGCCGACGCCAAGCCGGGCGACATCATCTGGAGCCCCGGCCACGTCGCGATCTACGCGGGCGGCAACCAGCAGATCGACGCGCCCCGCCCGGGCAAGACGATCCAGTTCCGCTCCATCTGGCAGAGCTCGCCGGTCTTCATCCGCATCGGCTGA
- a CDS encoding peptidase: MRKLLRTCLALMIAVLVVGAPSMASAVTEPPPTDGCEINADAPAADGEGDYAPPLPCELRVVTKNPICDNDVPKLQYAVEAIGTPNTTVTITWINPSGADVVQSGLPLSGTVLWPGAVEQNGKGVDWPGWRQLPDGTWVEGDEYDWVRPSVQVKFEVNPEATVTVAYPPSSPQCLTSPPGSSVLADDPTPELSATGSNALPVALVGGGLVAAGAIALAATMRHRRRAQQS, from the coding sequence ATGCGCAAGCTCCTGCGGACCTGTCTCGCACTCATGATCGCCGTGCTCGTCGTGGGCGCGCCGTCGATGGCCTCGGCGGTCACCGAGCCGCCGCCCACGGACGGCTGCGAGATCAACGCCGACGCCCCCGCCGCCGACGGCGAGGGCGACTACGCACCGCCGCTGCCGTGCGAGCTGCGCGTCGTCACCAAGAACCCGATCTGCGACAACGACGTGCCGAAGCTGCAGTACGCGGTCGAGGCCATCGGGACGCCGAACACCACCGTGACGATCACGTGGATCAACCCGAGCGGCGCCGACGTCGTCCAGTCCGGCCTGCCGCTGTCCGGCACCGTGCTGTGGCCGGGTGCCGTGGAGCAGAACGGCAAGGGCGTCGACTGGCCGGGCTGGCGGCAGCTGCCGGACGGCACCTGGGTCGAGGGCGACGAGTACGACTGGGTCCGCCCGTCCGTGCAGGTGAAGTTCGAGGTCAACCCCGAGGCGACCGTGACCGTGGCGTACCCGCCGTCGAGCCCGCAGTGCCTGACGAGCCCTCCGGGCAGCTCGGTGCTCGCGGACGACCCGACGCCTGAGCTCTCCGCGACCGGGTCGAACGCGCTGCCCGTGGCGCTCGTGGGTGGCGGGCTCGTGGCCGCCGGTGCGATCGCGCTCGCCGCGACCATGCGTCACCGCCGCCGGGCGCAGCAGTCCTGA